A genomic segment from Micropterus dolomieu isolate WLL.071019.BEF.003 ecotype Adirondacks linkage group LG03, ASM2129224v1, whole genome shotgun sequence encodes:
- the pbxip1b gene encoding pre-B-cell leukemia homeobox interacting protein 1b isoform X1, with protein sequence MSGGSSANNSWTILTPEETVAETLKPLAEETEHHEESLTSVSGSGENHPENGAESAEGRIPADGHLVLEEKTAELSGDRSTEQHTALSDATPVHTFLEVSDSFVPGKDAFSRSEQLPDSYAHITPSPDEPPASLLSTETLGGVEFTQEEERLAEEGMRHPLNGDGLQQEGEESDLSLRTIDVGKQAVYLVDQLVMELFSIWARRLSGQAVVDSPVATEESDERTEKMGEEGEPEVRRRRSLLAALERIGRTEEEEEGEEEFQLPQRDEDSGFSVNKCILGAVILVGLGTIFFSGVFMDLNEESDYVTRELKDAELPGKQEWLNPEVPPPPVDADSTELLNKLQAQLQAQKEELNVAKGQAAEGAKERLRWEEVEKENSRLKKEMASLPVLQKENERMKRELESVPALQKELETLRSTVTDLKLSSVTSKAVQAPVKPTTSPSSGQPEDSTQDTTGSTDRQARKPWDEQREKKDKNDMGEKKEGKEREKSEWMEREKQERKDGGKAEWKKGKFDKEKDKEGKLKRHSDEPKQRKEKDWKKEKASRGDEGKPWKDREAKKEWIEKGKRKELKEEKYWKKAKHEQVKEDQQWSGKEEKVENNQGEKEWKKGKDGFKESGKEKWEKKDWKEKGEKREWKKDNDWKSKNGKDHSKEGKGKGERKQWEESKHHGKERKGKDEGRHWNENKWKSKDDKEWKRKDESKQWEEKEEHWKRGQKENKHNGNWQKDRSSSQKHKEHKFTSNHGHKEEHLWGDRKPPHTHRRPSLEQPEYWVQQRDRLQHNLKPPQKCNSLETCAQAEGLLPVPFPEFEAVLQTYLAKAEEVGVDEFKREELKKLAAEFFKTGVFVHDQMRFQEFVEDLVDILEDMVEEGGEEEGDSAIEEDMEGFEREVMKKFSVPGAGEKEERSKGEWGKGSERGRG encoded by the exons ATGTCAGGTGGCAGCAGTGCTAACAACAGCTGGACCATCCTCACTCCTGAG GAGACTGTCGCTGAAACCCTGAAGCCTTTGGCAGAGGAGACAGAGCACCATGAAGAAAGCCTTACATCTGTATCAG GTTCTGGGGAGAACCACCCTGAAAACGGTGCAGAGTCTGCAGAGGGGCGGATCCCTGCGGATGGTCACCTG GTATTAGAAGAAAAAACTGCAGAGCTAAGTGGAGACAGAAGCACAGAGCAACACACCGCCTTATCTGATGCCACCCCTGTTCACACCTTTTTGGAAGTATCTGACAGCTTTGTCCCTGGCAAGGATGCATTCAGCAGGTCAGAGCAACTACCTGACTCCTACGCCCACATAACCCCCTCCCCTGATGAGCCCCCAGCCTCACTGCTGAGCACAGAGACTCTGGGAGGGGTGGAGTTTACACAGGAGGAAGAGAGGCTCGCAGAGGAAGGAATGCGGCATCCGCTAAAcggggatgggctacaacaggaAGGGGAGGAGTCAGATCTGTCTCTGAGGACGATTGATGTAGGGAAACAGGCAG TGTACTTGGTGGACCAACTGGTAATGGAATTGTTCAGTATCTGGGCCAGGAGGTTGTCTGGACAGGCTGTGGTTG ACTCCCCTGTGGCTACAGAAGAGAGTGACGAGAGGACTGAGAAGatgggagaggaaggagagccaGAGGTGAGGAGAAGGAGGTCTCTCTTAGCAGCTCTGGAGCGGATCGGaaggacagaggaggaagaggaaggagaggaagagttCCAGCTGCCACAGCGCGACGAAGACAGCGGGTTCTCTGTGAACAAGTGCATCCTGGGTGCTGTCATTCTGGTAGGCCTTGGCACCATCTTTTTCTCAG GTGTCTTCATGGACCTGAATGAGG agagTGATTATGTGACAAGGGAGCTGAAAGACGCAGAGTTACCAGGGAAACAG GAGTGGCTTAATCCAGAGGTTCCTCCACCGCCAGTAGATGCTGACAGTACAGAGCTTCTAAATAAGCTACAAGCCCAACTTCAG gCACAGAAAGAAGAGCTAAATGTAGCCAAGGGACAGGCAGCAGAGGGAGCAAAGGAGCGGCTGCggtgggaggaggtggagaaggaaaACAGTAGGTTGAAGAAAGAGATGGCATCTCTCCCTGTCCTTCAGAAAGAGAACgagaggatgaagagagagCTGGAGTCTGTCCCGGCCCTACAGAAAGAACTAGAAACACTGAGATCTACTGTGACTGATTTAAAACTCTCCTCAG TAACCAGCAAAGCAGTTCAAGCACCTGTGAAGCCCACTACATCGCCCTCCAGTGGCCAGCCAGAGGACAGCACGCAGGACACCACTGGatctacagacagacaggctagGAAGCCATGGGAtgaacagagggagaaaaaagataaaaatgacATGGGTGAGAAGAaggaggggaaagagagagaaaaatctgaatggatggaaagagagaaacaggagcGCAAAGATGGAGGTAAAGCCGAATGGAAAAAGGGAAAGTTTGACAAGGAGAAGGATAAGGAAGGTAAGCTAAAGAGGCACAGTGATGAGCCAAAACAACGGAAGGAAAAAGactggaagaaagaaaaggctAGCAGAGGTGATGAAGGAAAGCCATGGAAGGATAGGGAAGCAAAGAAAGAGTGGATAGAAAAGGGTAAGAGAAAAGAATTGAAGGAGGAGAAATACTGGAAAAAGGCAAAGCATGAGCAAGTGAAGGAGGATCAACAATGGAgtggaaaggaggagaaggtaGAAAATAACCAGGGAGAGAAGGAATGGAAGAAAGGGAAAGATGGCTTCAAGGAAAGTGGCAAAGAGAAATGGGAGAAAAAAGATTGgaaagaaaagggagaaaagagagagtggAAGAAAGACAATGACTGGAAGAGTAAAAACGGCAAAGATCATAGTAAAGAAGGGAAAGGAAAGGGTGAAAGGAAACAGTGGGAGGAGAGCAAACATCATGGTAAAGAAAGGAAGGGAAAGGATGAGGGGAGACACTGGAATGAGAACAAGTGGAAAAGTAAAGATGATAAGGAATGGAAGAGGAAGGATGAGAGCAAACAGtgggaagagaaagaagagcattggaagagaggacagaaagaaaacaagcacaATGGAAACTGGCAAAAGGACAGATCAAGCTCccagaaacacaaagagcacaaaTTTACCAGTAATCATGGCCACAAGGAAGAGCATCTGTGGGGAGACAGAAAACCTCCTCACACACACCGCCGACCCTCCCTGGAGCAGCCCGAGTACTGGGTCCAGCAGAGAGACCGCCTCCAGCACAACCTCAAACCCCCACAGAAGTGCAACTCACTGGAGACCTGTGCTCAGGCCGAGGGCCTGCTCCCTGTCCCCTTCCCTGAGTTCGAGGCCGTCCTCCAAACATACCTGGCCAAGGCAGAGGAAGTGGGAGTGGATGAATTCAAAAGAGAAGAGCTCAAAAAATTAGCTGCCGAATTCTTCAAGACAGGAGTGTTTGTTCATGACCAGATGCGCTTTCAAGAGTTCGTTGAGGATTTGGTAGATATCTTGGAAGACATGGTggaagagggaggggaagaggagggggatAGTGCCATAGAGGAAGACATGGAGGGGTTTGAAAGAGAAGTCATGAAAAAGTTTTCAGTGCCAGGagctggagagaaagaggagagatcCAAAGGGGAGTGGGGGAAGGGGAGCGAACGAGGACGTGGCTGA
- the pbxip1b gene encoding pre-B-cell leukemia homeobox interacting protein 1b isoform X3, with protein sequence MSGGSSANNSWTILTPEETVAETLKPLAEETEHHEESLTSVSGSGENHPENGAESAEGRIPADGHLVLEEKTAELSGDRSTEQHTALSDATPVHTFLEVSDSFVPGKDAFSRSEQLPDSYAHITPSPDEPPASLLSTETLGGVEFTQEEERLAEEGMRHPLNGDGLQQEGEESDLSLRTIDVGKQADSPVATEESDERTEKMGEEGEPEVRRRRSLLAALERIGRTEEEEEGEEEFQLPQRDEDSGFSVNKCILGAVILVGLGTIFFSGVFMDLNEESDYVTRELKDAELPGKQEWLNPEVPPPPVDADSTELLNKLQAQLQAQKEELNVAKGQAAEGAKERLRWEEVEKENSRLKKEMASLPVLQKENERMKRELESVPALQKELETLRSTVTDLKLSSVTSKAVQAPVKPTTSPSSGQPEDSTQDTTGSTDRQARKPWDEQREKKDKNDMGEKKEGKEREKSEWMEREKQERKDGGKAEWKKGKFDKEKDKEGKLKRHSDEPKQRKEKDWKKEKASRGDEGKPWKDREAKKEWIEKGKRKELKEEKYWKKAKHEQVKEDQQWSGKEEKVENNQGEKEWKKGKDGFKESGKEKWEKKDWKEKGEKREWKKDNDWKSKNGKDHSKEGKGKGERKQWEESKHHGKERKGKDEGRHWNENKWKSKDDKEWKRKDESKQWEEKEEHWKRGQKENKHNGNWQKDRSSSQKHKEHKFTSNHGHKEEHLWGDRKPPHTHRRPSLEQPEYWVQQRDRLQHNLKPPQKCNSLETCAQAEGLLPVPFPEFEAVLQTYLAKAEEVGVDEFKREELKKLAAEFFKTGVFVHDQMRFQEFVEDLVDILEDMVEEGGEEEGDSAIEEDMEGFEREVMKKFSVPGAGEKEERSKGEWGKGSERGRG encoded by the exons ATGTCAGGTGGCAGCAGTGCTAACAACAGCTGGACCATCCTCACTCCTGAG GAGACTGTCGCTGAAACCCTGAAGCCTTTGGCAGAGGAGACAGAGCACCATGAAGAAAGCCTTACATCTGTATCAG GTTCTGGGGAGAACCACCCTGAAAACGGTGCAGAGTCTGCAGAGGGGCGGATCCCTGCGGATGGTCACCTG GTATTAGAAGAAAAAACTGCAGAGCTAAGTGGAGACAGAAGCACAGAGCAACACACCGCCTTATCTGATGCCACCCCTGTTCACACCTTTTTGGAAGTATCTGACAGCTTTGTCCCTGGCAAGGATGCATTCAGCAGGTCAGAGCAACTACCTGACTCCTACGCCCACATAACCCCCTCCCCTGATGAGCCCCCAGCCTCACTGCTGAGCACAGAGACTCTGGGAGGGGTGGAGTTTACACAGGAGGAAGAGAGGCTCGCAGAGGAAGGAATGCGGCATCCGCTAAAcggggatgggctacaacaggaAGGGGAGGAGTCAGATCTGTCTCTGAGGACGATTGATGTAGGGAAACAGGCAG ACTCCCCTGTGGCTACAGAAGAGAGTGACGAGAGGACTGAGAAGatgggagaggaaggagagccaGAGGTGAGGAGAAGGAGGTCTCTCTTAGCAGCTCTGGAGCGGATCGGaaggacagaggaggaagaggaaggagaggaagagttCCAGCTGCCACAGCGCGACGAAGACAGCGGGTTCTCTGTGAACAAGTGCATCCTGGGTGCTGTCATTCTGGTAGGCCTTGGCACCATCTTTTTCTCAG GTGTCTTCATGGACCTGAATGAGG agagTGATTATGTGACAAGGGAGCTGAAAGACGCAGAGTTACCAGGGAAACAG GAGTGGCTTAATCCAGAGGTTCCTCCACCGCCAGTAGATGCTGACAGTACAGAGCTTCTAAATAAGCTACAAGCCCAACTTCAG gCACAGAAAGAAGAGCTAAATGTAGCCAAGGGACAGGCAGCAGAGGGAGCAAAGGAGCGGCTGCggtgggaggaggtggagaaggaaaACAGTAGGTTGAAGAAAGAGATGGCATCTCTCCCTGTCCTTCAGAAAGAGAACgagaggatgaagagagagCTGGAGTCTGTCCCGGCCCTACAGAAAGAACTAGAAACACTGAGATCTACTGTGACTGATTTAAAACTCTCCTCAG TAACCAGCAAAGCAGTTCAAGCACCTGTGAAGCCCACTACATCGCCCTCCAGTGGCCAGCCAGAGGACAGCACGCAGGACACCACTGGatctacagacagacaggctagGAAGCCATGGGAtgaacagagggagaaaaaagataaaaatgacATGGGTGAGAAGAaggaggggaaagagagagaaaaatctgaatggatggaaagagagaaacaggagcGCAAAGATGGAGGTAAAGCCGAATGGAAAAAGGGAAAGTTTGACAAGGAGAAGGATAAGGAAGGTAAGCTAAAGAGGCACAGTGATGAGCCAAAACAACGGAAGGAAAAAGactggaagaaagaaaaggctAGCAGAGGTGATGAAGGAAAGCCATGGAAGGATAGGGAAGCAAAGAAAGAGTGGATAGAAAAGGGTAAGAGAAAAGAATTGAAGGAGGAGAAATACTGGAAAAAGGCAAAGCATGAGCAAGTGAAGGAGGATCAACAATGGAgtggaaaggaggagaaggtaGAAAATAACCAGGGAGAGAAGGAATGGAAGAAAGGGAAAGATGGCTTCAAGGAAAGTGGCAAAGAGAAATGGGAGAAAAAAGATTGgaaagaaaagggagaaaagagagagtggAAGAAAGACAATGACTGGAAGAGTAAAAACGGCAAAGATCATAGTAAAGAAGGGAAAGGAAAGGGTGAAAGGAAACAGTGGGAGGAGAGCAAACATCATGGTAAAGAAAGGAAGGGAAAGGATGAGGGGAGACACTGGAATGAGAACAAGTGGAAAAGTAAAGATGATAAGGAATGGAAGAGGAAGGATGAGAGCAAACAGtgggaagagaaagaagagcattggaagagaggacagaaagaaaacaagcacaATGGAAACTGGCAAAAGGACAGATCAAGCTCccagaaacacaaagagcacaaaTTTACCAGTAATCATGGCCACAAGGAAGAGCATCTGTGGGGAGACAGAAAACCTCCTCACACACACCGCCGACCCTCCCTGGAGCAGCCCGAGTACTGGGTCCAGCAGAGAGACCGCCTCCAGCACAACCTCAAACCCCCACAGAAGTGCAACTCACTGGAGACCTGTGCTCAGGCCGAGGGCCTGCTCCCTGTCCCCTTCCCTGAGTTCGAGGCCGTCCTCCAAACATACCTGGCCAAGGCAGAGGAAGTGGGAGTGGATGAATTCAAAAGAGAAGAGCTCAAAAAATTAGCTGCCGAATTCTTCAAGACAGGAGTGTTTGTTCATGACCAGATGCGCTTTCAAGAGTTCGTTGAGGATTTGGTAGATATCTTGGAAGACATGGTggaagagggaggggaagaggagggggatAGTGCCATAGAGGAAGACATGGAGGGGTTTGAAAGAGAAGTCATGAAAAAGTTTTCAGTGCCAGGagctggagagaaagaggagagatcCAAAGGGGAGTGGGGGAAGGGGAGCGAACGAGGACGTGGCTGA
- the pbxip1b gene encoding pre-B-cell leukemia homeobox interacting protein 1b isoform X4, whose protein sequence is MSGGSSANNSWTILTPEETVAETLKPLAEETEHHEESLTSVSGSGENHPENGAESAEGRIPADGHLVLEEKTAELSGDRSTEQHTALSDATPVHTFLEVSDSFVPGKDAFSRSEQLPDSYAHITPSPDEPPASLLSTETLGGVEFTQEEERLAEEGMRHPLNGDGLQQEGEESDLSLRTIDVGKQAVYLVDQLVMELFSIWARRLSGQAVVDSPVATEESDERTEKMGEEGEPEVRRRRSLLAALERIGRTEEEEEGEEEFQLPQRDEDSGFSVNKCILGAVILVGLGTIFFSGVFMDLNEESDYVTRELKDAELPGKQEWLNPEVPPPPVDADSTELLNKLQAQLQAQKEELNVAKGQAAEGAKERLRWEEVEKENITSKAVQAPVKPTTSPSSGQPEDSTQDTTGSTDRQARKPWDEQREKKDKNDMGEKKEGKEREKSEWMEREKQERKDGGKAEWKKGKFDKEKDKEGKLKRHSDEPKQRKEKDWKKEKASRGDEGKPWKDREAKKEWIEKGKRKELKEEKYWKKAKHEQVKEDQQWSGKEEKVENNQGEKEWKKGKDGFKESGKEKWEKKDWKEKGEKREWKKDNDWKSKNGKDHSKEGKGKGERKQWEESKHHGKERKGKDEGRHWNENKWKSKDDKEWKRKDESKQWEEKEEHWKRGQKENKHNGNWQKDRSSSQKHKEHKFTSNHGHKEEHLWGDRKPPHTHRRPSLEQPEYWVQQRDRLQHNLKPPQKCNSLETCAQAEGLLPVPFPEFEAVLQTYLAKAEEVGVDEFKREELKKLAAEFFKTGVFVHDQMRFQEFVEDLVDILEDMVEEGGEEEGDSAIEEDMEGFEREVMKKFSVPGAGEKEERSKGEWGKGSERGRG, encoded by the exons ATGTCAGGTGGCAGCAGTGCTAACAACAGCTGGACCATCCTCACTCCTGAG GAGACTGTCGCTGAAACCCTGAAGCCTTTGGCAGAGGAGACAGAGCACCATGAAGAAAGCCTTACATCTGTATCAG GTTCTGGGGAGAACCACCCTGAAAACGGTGCAGAGTCTGCAGAGGGGCGGATCCCTGCGGATGGTCACCTG GTATTAGAAGAAAAAACTGCAGAGCTAAGTGGAGACAGAAGCACAGAGCAACACACCGCCTTATCTGATGCCACCCCTGTTCACACCTTTTTGGAAGTATCTGACAGCTTTGTCCCTGGCAAGGATGCATTCAGCAGGTCAGAGCAACTACCTGACTCCTACGCCCACATAACCCCCTCCCCTGATGAGCCCCCAGCCTCACTGCTGAGCACAGAGACTCTGGGAGGGGTGGAGTTTACACAGGAGGAAGAGAGGCTCGCAGAGGAAGGAATGCGGCATCCGCTAAAcggggatgggctacaacaggaAGGGGAGGAGTCAGATCTGTCTCTGAGGACGATTGATGTAGGGAAACAGGCAG TGTACTTGGTGGACCAACTGGTAATGGAATTGTTCAGTATCTGGGCCAGGAGGTTGTCTGGACAGGCTGTGGTTG ACTCCCCTGTGGCTACAGAAGAGAGTGACGAGAGGACTGAGAAGatgggagaggaaggagagccaGAGGTGAGGAGAAGGAGGTCTCTCTTAGCAGCTCTGGAGCGGATCGGaaggacagaggaggaagaggaaggagaggaagagttCCAGCTGCCACAGCGCGACGAAGACAGCGGGTTCTCTGTGAACAAGTGCATCCTGGGTGCTGTCATTCTGGTAGGCCTTGGCACCATCTTTTTCTCAG GTGTCTTCATGGACCTGAATGAGG agagTGATTATGTGACAAGGGAGCTGAAAGACGCAGAGTTACCAGGGAAACAG GAGTGGCTTAATCCAGAGGTTCCTCCACCGCCAGTAGATGCTGACAGTACAGAGCTTCTAAATAAGCTACAAGCCCAACTTCAG gCACAGAAAGAAGAGCTAAATGTAGCCAAGGGACAGGCAGCAGAGGGAGCAAAGGAGCGGCTGCggtgggaggaggtggagaaggaaaACA TAACCAGCAAAGCAGTTCAAGCACCTGTGAAGCCCACTACATCGCCCTCCAGTGGCCAGCCAGAGGACAGCACGCAGGACACCACTGGatctacagacagacaggctagGAAGCCATGGGAtgaacagagggagaaaaaagataaaaatgacATGGGTGAGAAGAaggaggggaaagagagagaaaaatctgaatggatggaaagagagaaacaggagcGCAAAGATGGAGGTAAAGCCGAATGGAAAAAGGGAAAGTTTGACAAGGAGAAGGATAAGGAAGGTAAGCTAAAGAGGCACAGTGATGAGCCAAAACAACGGAAGGAAAAAGactggaagaaagaaaaggctAGCAGAGGTGATGAAGGAAAGCCATGGAAGGATAGGGAAGCAAAGAAAGAGTGGATAGAAAAGGGTAAGAGAAAAGAATTGAAGGAGGAGAAATACTGGAAAAAGGCAAAGCATGAGCAAGTGAAGGAGGATCAACAATGGAgtggaaaggaggagaaggtaGAAAATAACCAGGGAGAGAAGGAATGGAAGAAAGGGAAAGATGGCTTCAAGGAAAGTGGCAAAGAGAAATGGGAGAAAAAAGATTGgaaagaaaagggagaaaagagagagtggAAGAAAGACAATGACTGGAAGAGTAAAAACGGCAAAGATCATAGTAAAGAAGGGAAAGGAAAGGGTGAAAGGAAACAGTGGGAGGAGAGCAAACATCATGGTAAAGAAAGGAAGGGAAAGGATGAGGGGAGACACTGGAATGAGAACAAGTGGAAAAGTAAAGATGATAAGGAATGGAAGAGGAAGGATGAGAGCAAACAGtgggaagagaaagaagagcattggaagagaggacagaaagaaaacaagcacaATGGAAACTGGCAAAAGGACAGATCAAGCTCccagaaacacaaagagcacaaaTTTACCAGTAATCATGGCCACAAGGAAGAGCATCTGTGGGGAGACAGAAAACCTCCTCACACACACCGCCGACCCTCCCTGGAGCAGCCCGAGTACTGGGTCCAGCAGAGAGACCGCCTCCAGCACAACCTCAAACCCCCACAGAAGTGCAACTCACTGGAGACCTGTGCTCAGGCCGAGGGCCTGCTCCCTGTCCCCTTCCCTGAGTTCGAGGCCGTCCTCCAAACATACCTGGCCAAGGCAGAGGAAGTGGGAGTGGATGAATTCAAAAGAGAAGAGCTCAAAAAATTAGCTGCCGAATTCTTCAAGACAGGAGTGTTTGTTCATGACCAGATGCGCTTTCAAGAGTTCGTTGAGGATTTGGTAGATATCTTGGAAGACATGGTggaagagggaggggaagaggagggggatAGTGCCATAGAGGAAGACATGGAGGGGTTTGAAAGAGAAGTCATGAAAAAGTTTTCAGTGCCAGGagctggagagaaagaggagagatcCAAAGGGGAGTGGGGGAAGGGGAGCGAACGAGGACGTGGCTGA
- the pbxip1b gene encoding pre-B-cell leukemia homeobox interacting protein 1b isoform X2 produces MSGGSSANNSWTILTPEETVAETLKPLAEETEHHEESLTSVSGSGENHPENGAESAEGRIPADGHLVLEEKTAELSGDRSTEQHTALSDATPVHTFLEVSDSFVPGKDAFSRSEQLPDSYAHITPSPDEPPASLLSTETLGGVEFTQEEERLAEEGMRHPLNGDGLQQEGEESDLSLRTIDVGKQAVYLVDQLVMELFSIWARRLSGQAVVDSPVATEESDERTEKMGEEGEPEVRRRRSLLAALERIGRTEEEEEGEEEFQLPQRDEDSGFSVNKCILGAVILVGLGTIFFSESDYVTRELKDAELPGKQEWLNPEVPPPPVDADSTELLNKLQAQLQAQKEELNVAKGQAAEGAKERLRWEEVEKENSRLKKEMASLPVLQKENERMKRELESVPALQKELETLRSTVTDLKLSSVTSKAVQAPVKPTTSPSSGQPEDSTQDTTGSTDRQARKPWDEQREKKDKNDMGEKKEGKEREKSEWMEREKQERKDGGKAEWKKGKFDKEKDKEGKLKRHSDEPKQRKEKDWKKEKASRGDEGKPWKDREAKKEWIEKGKRKELKEEKYWKKAKHEQVKEDQQWSGKEEKVENNQGEKEWKKGKDGFKESGKEKWEKKDWKEKGEKREWKKDNDWKSKNGKDHSKEGKGKGERKQWEESKHHGKERKGKDEGRHWNENKWKSKDDKEWKRKDESKQWEEKEEHWKRGQKENKHNGNWQKDRSSSQKHKEHKFTSNHGHKEEHLWGDRKPPHTHRRPSLEQPEYWVQQRDRLQHNLKPPQKCNSLETCAQAEGLLPVPFPEFEAVLQTYLAKAEEVGVDEFKREELKKLAAEFFKTGVFVHDQMRFQEFVEDLVDILEDMVEEGGEEEGDSAIEEDMEGFEREVMKKFSVPGAGEKEERSKGEWGKGSERGRG; encoded by the exons ATGTCAGGTGGCAGCAGTGCTAACAACAGCTGGACCATCCTCACTCCTGAG GAGACTGTCGCTGAAACCCTGAAGCCTTTGGCAGAGGAGACAGAGCACCATGAAGAAAGCCTTACATCTGTATCAG GTTCTGGGGAGAACCACCCTGAAAACGGTGCAGAGTCTGCAGAGGGGCGGATCCCTGCGGATGGTCACCTG GTATTAGAAGAAAAAACTGCAGAGCTAAGTGGAGACAGAAGCACAGAGCAACACACCGCCTTATCTGATGCCACCCCTGTTCACACCTTTTTGGAAGTATCTGACAGCTTTGTCCCTGGCAAGGATGCATTCAGCAGGTCAGAGCAACTACCTGACTCCTACGCCCACATAACCCCCTCCCCTGATGAGCCCCCAGCCTCACTGCTGAGCACAGAGACTCTGGGAGGGGTGGAGTTTACACAGGAGGAAGAGAGGCTCGCAGAGGAAGGAATGCGGCATCCGCTAAAcggggatgggctacaacaggaAGGGGAGGAGTCAGATCTGTCTCTGAGGACGATTGATGTAGGGAAACAGGCAG TGTACTTGGTGGACCAACTGGTAATGGAATTGTTCAGTATCTGGGCCAGGAGGTTGTCTGGACAGGCTGTGGTTG ACTCCCCTGTGGCTACAGAAGAGAGTGACGAGAGGACTGAGAAGatgggagaggaaggagagccaGAGGTGAGGAGAAGGAGGTCTCTCTTAGCAGCTCTGGAGCGGATCGGaaggacagaggaggaagaggaaggagaggaagagttCCAGCTGCCACAGCGCGACGAAGACAGCGGGTTCTCTGTGAACAAGTGCATCCTGGGTGCTGTCATTCTGGTAGGCCTTGGCACCATCTTTTTCTCAG agagTGATTATGTGACAAGGGAGCTGAAAGACGCAGAGTTACCAGGGAAACAG GAGTGGCTTAATCCAGAGGTTCCTCCACCGCCAGTAGATGCTGACAGTACAGAGCTTCTAAATAAGCTACAAGCCCAACTTCAG gCACAGAAAGAAGAGCTAAATGTAGCCAAGGGACAGGCAGCAGAGGGAGCAAAGGAGCGGCTGCggtgggaggaggtggagaaggaaaACAGTAGGTTGAAGAAAGAGATGGCATCTCTCCCTGTCCTTCAGAAAGAGAACgagaggatgaagagagagCTGGAGTCTGTCCCGGCCCTACAGAAAGAACTAGAAACACTGAGATCTACTGTGACTGATTTAAAACTCTCCTCAG TAACCAGCAAAGCAGTTCAAGCACCTGTGAAGCCCACTACATCGCCCTCCAGTGGCCAGCCAGAGGACAGCACGCAGGACACCACTGGatctacagacagacaggctagGAAGCCATGGGAtgaacagagggagaaaaaagataaaaatgacATGGGTGAGAAGAaggaggggaaagagagagaaaaatctgaatggatggaaagagagaaacaggagcGCAAAGATGGAGGTAAAGCCGAATGGAAAAAGGGAAAGTTTGACAAGGAGAAGGATAAGGAAGGTAAGCTAAAGAGGCACAGTGATGAGCCAAAACAACGGAAGGAAAAAGactggaagaaagaaaaggctAGCAGAGGTGATGAAGGAAAGCCATGGAAGGATAGGGAAGCAAAGAAAGAGTGGATAGAAAAGGGTAAGAGAAAAGAATTGAAGGAGGAGAAATACTGGAAAAAGGCAAAGCATGAGCAAGTGAAGGAGGATCAACAATGGAgtggaaaggaggagaaggtaGAAAATAACCAGGGAGAGAAGGAATGGAAGAAAGGGAAAGATGGCTTCAAGGAAAGTGGCAAAGAGAAATGGGAGAAAAAAGATTGgaaagaaaagggagaaaagagagagtggAAGAAAGACAATGACTGGAAGAGTAAAAACGGCAAAGATCATAGTAAAGAAGGGAAAGGAAAGGGTGAAAGGAAACAGTGGGAGGAGAGCAAACATCATGGTAAAGAAAGGAAGGGAAAGGATGAGGGGAGACACTGGAATGAGAACAAGTGGAAAAGTAAAGATGATAAGGAATGGAAGAGGAAGGATGAGAGCAAACAGtgggaagagaaagaagagcattggaagagaggacagaaagaaaacaagcacaATGGAAACTGGCAAAAGGACAGATCAAGCTCccagaaacacaaagagcacaaaTTTACCAGTAATCATGGCCACAAGGAAGAGCATCTGTGGGGAGACAGAAAACCTCCTCACACACACCGCCGACCCTCCCTGGAGCAGCCCGAGTACTGGGTCCAGCAGAGAGACCGCCTCCAGCACAACCTCAAACCCCCACAGAAGTGCAACTCACTGGAGACCTGTGCTCAGGCCGAGGGCCTGCTCCCTGTCCCCTTCCCTGAGTTCGAGGCCGTCCTCCAAACATACCTGGCCAAGGCAGAGGAAGTGGGAGTGGATGAATTCAAAAGAGAAGAGCTCAAAAAATTAGCTGCCGAATTCTTCAAGACAGGAGTGTTTGTTCATGACCAGATGCGCTTTCAAGAGTTCGTTGAGGATTTGGTAGATATCTTGGAAGACATGGTggaagagggaggggaagaggagggggatAGTGCCATAGAGGAAGACATGGAGGGGTTTGAAAGAGAAGTCATGAAAAAGTTTTCAGTGCCAGGagctggagagaaagaggagagatcCAAAGGGGAGTGGGGGAAGGGGAGCGAACGAGGACGTGGCTGA